From the genome of Myripristis murdjan chromosome 22, fMyrMur1.1, whole genome shotgun sequence, one region includes:
- the calm1a gene encoding calmodulin-1a, translated as MADQLTEEQIAEFKEAFSLFDKDGDGTITTKELGTVMRSLGQNPTEAELQDMINEVDADGNGTIDFPEFLTMMARKMKDTDSEEEIREAFRVFDKDGNGYISAAELRHVMTNLGEKLTDEEVDEMIREADIDGDGQVNYEEFVQMMTAK; from the exons GCTGACCAACTAACAGAAGAGCAGATTGCCG AGTTTAAGGAGGCCTTCTCCCTGTTTGATAAGGATGGTGATGGGACCATCACCACCAAGGAGCTTGGCACCGTCATGAGATCGCTGGGTCAGAATCCAACTGAGGCTGAACTCCAGGATATGATCAATGAGGTGGACGCTGATG GCAACGGGACCATTGACTTCCCAGAGTTCCTGACGATGATGGCGAGGAAGATGAAGGACacagacagtgaggaagagatCAGGGAGGCCTTCAGGGTCTTTGATAAG GATGGTAATGGTTACATCAGTGCAGCAGAGCTGCGTCATGTGATGACTAACCTGGGAGAGAAGCTAACAGATGAGGAAGTGGATGAGATGATCAGAGAAGCCGACATCGATGGAGACGGACAGGTCAACTATGAAG AATTTGTCCAGATGATGACCGCCAAATGA